In the Qipengyuania pelagi genome, one interval contains:
- a CDS encoding Hsp20 family protein produces the protein MRTAFDFTPYRRSTVGFDRLFDALERSSRVDTQDGYPPFDIARTGEESYRITLAVAGFSPDEIDITAQQNQLIISGEKAEKDEDGVEVIHRGIATRAFERRFQLADYVEVQDASYENGMLTLSLERVVPEAMKPRKIEIGASGNDNAPQITDGKSKDKAEKKAA, from the coding sequence ATGAGAACTGCATTCGATTTTACCCCCTACCGGCGCTCCACCGTCGGTTTTGACCGTCTGTTCGACGCACTCGAGCGAAGCTCTCGCGTCGATACGCAGGACGGCTATCCACCTTTCGATATCGCCCGAACAGGCGAAGAAAGCTATCGCATCACGCTCGCGGTGGCCGGCTTCAGTCCGGACGAGATCGACATCACCGCTCAGCAGAACCAGCTCATCATCTCCGGCGAAAAGGCCGAGAAGGATGAAGACGGCGTCGAGGTGATCCATCGCGGGATTGCGACGCGCGCGTTCGAGCGCCGGTTCCAGCTGGCCGACTATGTCGAAGTCCAGGATGCGAGCTACGAGAACGGTATGCTGACGCTTTCGCTCGAGCGCGTCGTTCCCGAAGCGATGAAGCCGCGCAAGATCGAAATCGGTGCAAGCGGCAACGACAACGCGCCGCAGATCACCGACGGCAAGTCGAAGGACAAGGCCGAGAAGAAAGCGGCCTAA
- the groL gene encoding chaperonin GroEL (60 kDa chaperone family; promotes refolding of misfolded polypeptides especially under stressful conditions; forms two stacked rings of heptamers to form a barrel-shaped 14mer; ends can be capped by GroES; misfolded proteins enter the barrel where they are refolded when GroES binds), whose translation MAAKEVKFASDARDRMLRGVDTLANAVKVTLGPKGRNVVIEKSFGAPRITKDGVTVAKEIELKDKFENMGAQMLREVASKQNDKAGDGTTTATVLAQAIVREGAKAVAAGMNPMDLKRGIDLAVGTVVKDIESHAKTVSANSEIAQVATISANGDETVGRILAEAMDKVGNEGVITVEEAKSLETELETVEGMQFDRGYLSPYFVTNAEKLKVELEDPYILIHEKKLSNLQALIPLLEQVVQSGKPLLIIAEDVEGEALATLVVNKLRGGLKVAAVKAPGFGDRRKAMLEDIAILTAGNVVSEELGTKLENVTIGMLGRAKKVIIDKDNTTIVDGAGNRADIDARVSQIRAQIETTTSDYDREKLQERVAKLAGGVAVIRVGGATEVEVKERKDRVDDALHATRAAVEEGILPGGGIALLRALKSLEGLKAANDDQQSGIDIVRRALRAPARQIAENAGEDGAYIVGKLLEGDDYNHGFNAATGEYEDLVKSGVIDPAKVVRTALQDAASVASLLITTEALVAELPKEDAPAPMPAMDY comes from the coding sequence ATGGCTGCGAAAGAAGTAAAATTTGCGTCGGATGCGCGTGATCGCATGCTCCGCGGCGTGGATACGCTTGCAAATGCGGTCAAGGTAACTCTCGGCCCCAAGGGCCGCAACGTGGTGATCGAGAAGAGCTTCGGTGCCCCTCGTATCACCAAGGACGGCGTCACCGTCGCCAAGGAAATCGAACTCAAGGACAAGTTCGAAAACATGGGCGCACAGATGCTGCGCGAAGTCGCCAGCAAGCAGAACGACAAGGCGGGTGACGGCACCACCACCGCCACCGTTCTCGCTCAAGCGATCGTTCGCGAAGGCGCGAAGGCTGTTGCTGCGGGCATGAACCCGATGGACCTTAAGCGCGGGATTGATCTTGCGGTTGGCACTGTCGTCAAGGACATCGAAAGCCACGCCAAGACGGTATCCGCCAACAGCGAAATCGCACAGGTCGCGACCATTTCCGCCAATGGCGACGAAACCGTCGGTCGCATCCTTGCCGAAGCCATGGACAAAGTCGGCAACGAAGGCGTGATCACGGTCGAGGAAGCCAAGAGCCTCGAAACCGAGCTCGAAACGGTCGAGGGCATGCAGTTCGACCGCGGCTACCTCTCGCCCTATTTCGTAACCAATGCCGAGAAGCTGAAGGTGGAACTCGAGGATCCGTACATCCTCATTCACGAGAAGAAGCTGTCGAACCTGCAGGCGCTGATCCCGCTACTCGAACAGGTCGTGCAGTCGGGCAAGCCGTTGCTGATCATCGCCGAGGACGTCGAAGGCGAAGCCCTAGCAACCCTCGTTGTCAACAAGCTGCGTGGCGGCCTGAAGGTCGCGGCAGTTAAGGCACCCGGCTTCGGCGATCGCCGCAAAGCCATGCTGGAGGATATTGCAATCCTTACCGCCGGCAATGTTGTCAGCGAGGAACTTGGTACGAAGCTCGAGAACGTCACGATTGGCATGCTCGGCCGGGCCAAGAAGGTCATCATCGACAAGGACAACACTACCATCGTCGATGGTGCCGGCAACAGGGCCGACATCGACGCCCGGGTCAGCCAGATCCGTGCCCAGATCGAGACCACGACCAGCGACTACGACCGCGAAAAGCTGCAAGAGCGCGTGGCCAAGCTCGCAGGCGGTGTGGCCGTCATCCGCGTTGGCGGCGCGACCGAGGTCGAGGTCAAGGAACGCAAGGACCGTGTCGACGATGCGCTCCATGCGACCCGTGCAGCGGTCGAAGAAGGCATCCTTCCCGGTGGCGGGATCGCTCTGCTGCGGGCGCTCAAGTCGCTCGAAGGTCTCAAGGCTGCCAATGATGACCAGCAGTCAGGCATCGACATCGTTCGCCGTGCGCTGCGCGCCCCGGCCCGCCAGATCGCGGAGAACGCAGGCGAAGACGGTGCCTACATCGTCGGCAAGCTGCTCGAAGGCGACGACTACAACCATGGCTTCAACGCCGCGACCGGTGAGTATGAAGACCTGGTGAAGTCGGGTGTGATCGATCCGGCGAAGGTCGTTCGAACGGCGCTGCAGGATGCGGCATCGGTCGCCTCACTGCTCATTACGACCGAGGCGCTCGTGGCCGAACTTCCTAAGGAAGATGCACCGGCACCGATGCCGGCAATGGACTACTGA
- the groES gene encoding co-chaperone GroES, whose product MHFKPLHDRVLVRRLEAEEKTAGGIIIPDTAKEKPMEGEVVAVGPGARDDAGKLVELAVKAGDRILFGKWSGTEVRIEGEDLLIMKESDILGIIETTAELKKAA is encoded by the coding sequence ATGCACTTTAAACCTTTGCACGATCGCGTGCTGGTTCGTCGCCTTGAGGCGGAAGAGAAGACCGCTGGCGGCATTATCATTCCCGACACTGCCAAAGAAAAGCCGATGGAAGGCGAAGTTGTCGCCGTTGGCCCAGGTGCGCGTGACGATGCCGGGAAGCTGGTGGAACTCGCCGTCAAGGCGGGCGACCGCATCCTGTTCGGCAAGTGGTCCGGCACCGAAGTGCGGATCGAAGGCGAGGACCTGCTCATCATGAAGGAGAGCGACATCCTCGGCATCATCGAAACCACCGCCGAGCTCAAGAAGGCGGCGTAA
- a CDS encoding arsenate reductase ArsC — translation MSDKVYSVLFLCTGNSARSILGEALMNRMGEGQFAAYSAGSQPKGDVHPMAIEVLVNFGYPTDGLHSKSWDEFTKPGAPEFDFIFTVCDNAAGESCPVFPGKPITAHWGVEDPAAVEGEDQRKAFLDALSYLKRRIELFLMLPIKTIDEMAMRSKLAEIGREEGASTKAKGAQ, via the coding sequence ATGTCTGACAAGGTTTACAGCGTATTGTTTCTCTGCACCGGGAATTCGGCGCGCTCGATTCTGGGCGAAGCGCTGATGAACAGGATGGGCGAAGGCCAGTTCGCTGCCTACAGCGCTGGCAGTCAGCCCAAGGGTGATGTGCATCCGATGGCGATCGAAGTGCTGGTCAACTTCGGCTATCCGACCGACGGCCTGCATTCGAAAAGCTGGGATGAATTCACGAAACCAGGTGCACCCGAGTTCGATTTCATCTTCACGGTTTGCGACAACGCCGCCGGCGAGAGCTGCCCCGTATTTCCCGGCAAACCTATCACCGCCCATTGGGGCGTGGAGGATCCCGCCGCCGTCGAAGGCGAGGATCAACGCAAGGCGTTCCTCGATGCCCTGAGCTATCTCAAGCGTCGGATCGAACTGTTCCTGATGCTGCCGATCAAGACCATCGACGAGATGGCAATGCGCAGCAAACTCGCCGAGATCGGGCGCGAGGAAGGTGCCAGCACCAAGGCCAAGGGCGCCCAATGA
- a CDS encoding ArsR/SmtB family transcription factor: MTQGNQIWAVDALQALGHETRLSVFRMLVKAGSNGLMAGEIAQGCGVPASTMSHHLANLERAGLATSQRESRVIRYRADYAGMRQLLAFLMEDCCQGDPLLCADFSEIAACKP, from the coding sequence ATGACACAGGGCAATCAGATCTGGGCCGTCGATGCCCTCCAAGCCCTTGGGCACGAAACGCGATTGTCGGTCTTCCGCATGCTTGTGAAGGCGGGGTCGAACGGGCTGATGGCGGGCGAGATTGCGCAGGGTTGCGGCGTTCCCGCCTCCACGATGTCGCATCACCTTGCCAACCTCGAGCGGGCAGGCCTCGCGACATCGCAGCGCGAGAGCCGGGTGATCCGCTACCGCGCGGATTACGCCGGCATGCGGCAGCTGCTCGCCTTTCTGATGGAAGATTGCTGCCAGGGGGATCCGCTGCTCTGCGCCGATTTCTCCGAGATTGCTGCCTGCAAGCCCTGA